The genomic segment TCTTTGAAGCTATGCTATTTCGTTTTTCTCAGGATCCTACAATGGTTGCCTATGGAGAAGAAAACAGGGAATGGGGTGGAGCATTTGGTGTGTATCGCGGATTAAGCGAATCGCTTCCTTATCATCGCTTGTTTAATACCTCAATTTCAGAAGGAGCAATTGTTGGTTCTGGTGCTGGTTATGCTTTAAGCGGAGGACGGGCAGTAGTGGAATTGATGTACTGTGATTTTATGGGTAGAGCAGGTGATGAAATTTTTAACCAAATTTCCAAATGGCAGGCTATGTCCGCTGCTGTGTTGAAGATGCCACTAGTAGTTCGGGTTTCGGTAGGTAATAAATATGGTGCGCAACATTCTCAAGATTGGACTTCTTTAGTTGCTCATATCCCGGGTTTAAAGGTAATGTTTCCAGCAACTCCCTATGATGCCAAAGGTATGTTAAATCTGGCTTTAAGAGGAACCGATCCGGTTATCTTTTTTGAGAGTCAAAGGTTATATGACATTGGAGAACAATTTGTCAAAGAGGGAGTTCCTATCGGTTATTATGAAATCAACGAAGGTGAGCCCATAGTTAGAAGAGAAGGAAAAGATGTGACCATAATTACCATTGGTGCTACCCTGTATCGTGCTTTAGAAGCAGCGCAGTTGTTAGAAGAAAAGTATCATCTTTCTGCTGAAGTTATAGATTTGAGATTCATTAATCCCCTTGATTACCAGCAATTGATTAATTCTGCTCAAAAGACCGGAAAAGTATTATTAGCTTCAGATGCCTGTGAAAGAGGGTCTTTTCTCCATACAGTGGCATCTAATCTCCATCAACTGTTATTTGATCTTCTGGATGGACCTATTGTGGTATTGGGTTCCAGGAACTGGATTACTCCCCCTGCTGAGCTGGAAGAGGTATTCTTTCCTCAGAAGGAGTGGATTATCGATGCCATCCATGAACGAATATGTCCACTTCCAGGACACGAAGTTTCCACCAAGCAGAGTATTAAAGAGATTATTCGGAGAAATAAGCAAGGTGTATAAATTTTTACCACTTCTGAAAATATTTTACACCACAATATTAAATTAAGAACTAATCAAAGTCAGGTTATATGGATATTTTGATTTATCTCACAGAAAAATTAAATAGTACAACTAAAGCAGAACGCTTGCAGGCAATTACCGAGATAGGAAAGATGATAAAAAAGGGGAAAATAATTAGAAAGAAAAGCGAAGAGGTTAACAATCATGTTCATACCATTTATTCTTTTAGTCCTTATTCTCCTTCCTGCGCCGCTTTTCAAGCCTGGAAAGCTGGACTTCAAACTATTGGTATTATGGATCATGATTCTATCGCAGGATGTGAAGAATTATTGTTCGCCTGCAAAAGTATAGGAATATCTTCTACAGTAGGTTTTGAAATAAGGGTAAATTTTAATCAGACCAAAGTACAAGGAAGGCAAATAAATAGTCCTGATTCTAAAAATATTGCCTATATTGCCATACATGGTATAGCACAGAGCCAGTTTACCAGAACAAAAGAATTTCTTAAATCCATCAATGAAAGACGTAATGCCAGAAATTATTTAATGGTAGACAGAATGAATCGATTATTATTTGATTTTGGTATTGAAAAAATTGATTATTACCAGAATGTTTTCCCTCTATCTAAGGCTGATGAGGGAGGCAGTATTACCGAGAGACATCTTCTTCTTGCTCTGGCCAAAAAGTTAGTTCAGCAAATCGGGAAAGGTAAAAAATTGATTAGTTTTTTGCAAGGAAAATTAAAAATTATCATTCCAGAAAAAATCAAATTATACTTAATTGAATCCAATAATCCCCACTATCTTTATGATTTATTAGGAATTTTAAAGAGTTCATTCATGGAAAATATTTATATAGAACCTGACTATCAGGAGTGTATTTCAGTTTATGAAGCAATAAATTTTGCTAATTCTATCTATGGTATTCCAGCCTATGCCTATTTAGGTGATGTATTAGAATCTCCTACTGGCGATAAGAAGAGCCAGAAATTTGAAGATGATTATTTAGAAGAATTATTTACTGAGATAAAAAGTGTTGATTTTAAAGCAGTAACCTATATGCCACCTCGCAATACCATCCAGCAATTAAAAAAAGTACAGCAGCTCTGTCAGGAATATAATTTGATGGAGATAAGTGGAGTGGATATCAATCAGCCCAGACAAAGTTTTAATTGCCCTGAAATACTAAAACCACCATTTCAACATTTAATTGATATGACCTGGGCTTTAATTGCTCATGAGAAATTAGCAAATTACAATCTACGCTACGCTCTTTTTAATGAGCAGAATCCTTTGGGAAACCATTCCTTAAGATATAAACTAAAAGTTTATGGTGCTATTGGCCGACAAATTGATCCCTATAATCCAGAGAAGGTAGCTCATTTATTACCGGAAGGATAAATTATTCTCTGGTTAATCTTTACCACCGGGAGGATTTTATGAAAAATTCATTTCTAAATATGCTTATTCCTCTGATTAGAGGTCTTAGTTTTGATGGTGAAAAGGGTAGGTATATCAAGTATGAGAAGAATCCGGGAAAAATTTTACAGCTCAAGCACAAAATTCATGAACTTTCCAGAACTGGAAAATTGTTAAACCCACCTCTTACTATTGAACTTTTCATTGATGAAGAGTCCTTCTTAGAAAAGAAAGATGATATCATAAAAAGACTTTCTCAGGATTATCAGCAATATCTGAAGGGACATAAATATCATCCCCATATTATTGTATTAGATAGTGATATGATTTTATTTTCAGGTTCTACGTATCAAGAATGTCTGGATACACAGAAAGAGCCTTTAACTGAACTAATAAATGTGCCTGTTCCTCAGAAAAGTATCGCTAAACTGGAATATGAGATTACCAGCAGTGTAAAAGGAAAGATCATTGTAGTTACCGGAGGTGCCCAGGGAATTGGCGCCTGTTTGGTCAGAAACCTGGTTAAAATGGGTGCCTTCTTATTTGTAGCTGATATTAATAGGGAGGGTGCTGCAAAATTGGTGGAGGAATTGAATTATCTTTATAATAAAAAGTGTGCTTTCGCAGTAAGCGTTGATGTGACCAATGAGCAATCAGTACAGGAAATGACCGAGGAGATTGTTAGAAATACAGGTGGAATAGATGTATTTATTAATAATGCAGGTGTACTGAAAGCTGAAAGTGTTAAGGAAATGAATTTTCAGGATTTTGAGTTTGTCAATAAGGTAAATTACTTTGGTTACTTTTTATGTACCAAATATGCCTCCCGGGTAATGGCTTGGCAGAACAAGGGTCACCCTGATTATATAACTGATATTATTCAAATTAATTCCAAATCTGGATTAGAAGGTTCCTATAAGAATTGTGCTTATGCTGGAAGCAAGTTTGCCGGTATAGGATTAACACAAAGCTTTGCTAAGGAATTATTAGAAGATAATATTAAGGTAAATGCAATATGTCCCGGTAATTTTTTCGAAGGTCCTCTCTGGTCTGATCCCCAAAATGGTCTTTTTGTACAATATCTAAAAAGTGGCAAAGTACCAAGGGCTCGTAATATTGATGATGTTAGGCGATTCTATGAATCAAAAATACCTCTGGGCAGGGGTTGTAGTTGTGAAGATATTGTAAAAGCAGTATTGTATGTTATCGGACAGAAGTATGAAACGGGTCAGGCGATACCTGTTGCTGGTGGGCAGGTCTTATTAAGATAATCAATGATATAAATGGAATAGGGTAATACGATGAAAACAAAAGCAGTTCGAATTTACGGAAAAAATGATTTACGGCTGGAAGAGTTTGAGTTACCTCCTAGGCAGGATGATGAAATATTAGCTCATGTTATTTCAGATAGTTTATGTCTTTCATCTTATAAAGCAGCTATTCAGGGTGAAAAACACAAGCGGGTGCCAGAGAATGTTCGTGAGAATCCTACCATTATTGGACATGAGTTTTGTGGTGAAATTATTGAAGTAGGGAAAAAATGGCAGCATGAATTTCATAGCGGAGAGAAATTTGCTATTCAACCGGCTTTAAATTATCAAGGAACGCTTGATGCTCCTGGCTATTCTTTCCCTTATATTGGCGGTGATGCCACCTATATAATTATCCCCAATCAGGTAATGGAAATGAATTGTTTACTTCATTATAAAGGTGAAGCTTTTTATAGTGGTTCTTTAGCAGAACCAATGTCCTGTATTATTGGTGCCTTTCATACCAGTTTTCATACTACTCCAGGAGAATATATTCATTATATGGGAATAAAAGAAAAAGGGAATATGATGATTATAGGAGGAGCTGGACCGATGGGTTTAGGTATGATTGATTATGCACTGCATCGGAAAAAGAGGCCAGGATTACTGGTAATAACAGATGTTGACGACCAACGATTGTCTAGAGCAGGAAAGATATTTTCTGTTTCTGAAGCTGAAAAAATGGGAGTTAAACTTATCTATCTTAATCCTCTAAAAGAAAAAGATATAAGCAAATCATTACTTTGCATAAGCGGAGGGAGAGGGTATGATGACATATTCATTATGGCGCCCATAAGGGAAGTTGTTGAGTTAGGGGATTCCTTATTAGCCAGGGATGGATGTTTAAATTTTTTTGCCGGTCCCACAGATACCCATTTTAATGCAACTGTGAATCTTTATAATATTCATTATTTATCCACCCATCTGGTGGGAAGCAGTGGCGGAAATATGGAGAATATGATTGAAGCACTGGAAATGATGGGAAAAAATGTTATTAATCCTGCTGCTATGGTTACTCACATAGGTGGATTAAACTGTGTTGTTGAAACCACTCTTAATTTACCCACGATTCCTGGAGGAAAGAAATTAGTATACACCAATATTAAAATGAATCTTACTGCCCTTTCCGAAATACCGCAAAAAGCAAAGGAAGAACCTGTAATGAGAGGACTGGCTAATATTTTGTCAGCAACTAATGGGTTATGGTCACCACAGGCAGAAAAGTATTTGCTTGCCAATGCTCAACCAATTTAAAAGCTATATATAGATTTGTGAAGAGGAAAAAGAACAATGAAAGTTTTATCATTTGGTGAATTATTATGGGATATCATTGCAGGAAAGGCGTATATAGGTGGTGCACCATTCAATTTAGCCTGCCATTTAGCCGGAATGGGTGTTAAGTCAACATTTATTTCTGCGGTAGGAAGAGATAAATTAGGCAGGGAAGCCTTAAGAATTGCCAAAAAGTATGGACTTGATACTCAGTATATTACCACTAATCTGGATTTGCCAACCGGGAAGGTTGAGGTGTATGTAGACCAGCAGGGATACCCAAAATATAACATACACAAAGGGGTAGCATGGGATCAGATTATGTTAAGAAAAGAATCTAAGGATAAATTATTAAAAGAGACCTGGGATGCCTTCTGCTTTGGTACTTTAGCTCAGCGTTCAGAAGTTAATAGAGATCTTCTTTATGAATTATTGTCAAATTTATCCTGTAGAGAGATGTTTTATGATGTCAATCTTAGACAGAACTTTTATCAGAGAGAATGGATTGAACAATCTTTACATTTTAGTACCATTTTAAAACTGAATGAAGAAGAGGCTATTAATATTTCTGAACTATTATTTGGTAAAAACCACTGTAGAGAAGATATCTTTCAGGCGTTATCTTCAAAATACAAGCTAAAAATCTTATGCCTAACCCTGGGAGAGAAGGGTTCTTTGGTCTATGAAGGAGATAATTGTTATTCTATTCCTGGTGTTAAAACAAGGGTTCAGGATACGGTGGGGGCAGGTGATAGTTACAGTGCGGCATTTTTGTTTGCTTTTTTATCAGGAGCAGGTGCTGAAAAATCAGCAATATTTGCTAATCTGGTAGGAGCATTTGTGGCTAGCCGTTCTGGAGCTGTTCCGGAATATTCTGCACAGCTAAGAAAACAGATTAGAAGTTTTGGCACCAGCAGGAAAAAATAAACGTTAAAAAATTACTTAATCCCTTGACATATTAAAAATAAGTGCTAAAATTTTTATCAATTAAAAAATATCTTTTTAAATAAACTTTTTCATTTTTAAACCTCCTAAATAAATTACCCGGCTATTGTCGGGTAATTTATTTTTACCAAAATTAACTATTAATTCCAAAATTAATTCTTAATAGGAATAAAAAATATTATTTATAAAGCTATGACCTTATAATTTCTAAGAAAATAGTAACCAGGTCTGGATCAAACTGGCTGCCTGCATTTTTCCTTACTTCTTCCAATGCTTCCTTCTGGTTTAGTGTTTTTTTGTAATTTCTACTGGATTGCATAGTATCATAAGCATCAAAAATAGCAATAATCCTGGAGAGCAAGGGAATTTCTTTTTCCTTCAAACCCACCGGGTATCCTGTGCCATCCCATCGTTCATGATGGTATAAAATTTCTTTGGCAATAGAAGAGAAATCAGGAATATTTTTGGCAATACGGTAGCCAATCTGGCAATGATTTTTTAATTTTTCCCATTCCTCATTAGTCAGAGGATCAGCTTTGAATAGAATTTCTTCGGGAATACCAATTTTACCAATATCATGTAACAAAGCCAATAAGTGAAGCCTATTTAGTTCATAATGATTTAAGCCAATTTTTTGACCCATTATAGAGGAAATATTTGCCAAACGTTGGGCGTGACTTTCTGTATGTACATCCCTTTCGGCCAGTATGGTCAGGAAAGCGTTCAGAAGGTGTTTTTCTCTGCTTTTGGCGTTGAATAGTTTATTTTGATACATTTTATGGTCAGCTTCTTTTATAATTCCTTCACAATTAATTAAGGCACCCTCTTGAGTAGCGAATCCTATAGAAATGTTAGGATTAAGATACGCTGGTTGGAAATAGTTTTGTTTGCAACTATTATTTATTCTCTGACTGAAGGCTTCCACTTCTGATATTGAGGCATTAGGAAGAATGATAGCAAATTCATCACCTCCCAAGCGTGCCAAAACATCAACTTCCCGAGAATTGCTTTTTAGTGTTTTAGCTAAATTTTTTAATAACTCATCTCCCTGGTGATGTCCAAAGGCATCATTAACTGCTTTCAATCCATTAACATCAATCATTACTACACTCAGAGGGAAAAACCTGGGATGATTCATTCTTTTTAATTCTTCTTCAAAATAAGCCCTGTTGTATAGACCAGTGAGAGTATCATGAAAACTGATATAAGTGATCTTCTCTTCACTTTGTTTTCTTACAATAGCGGTGGCAACCTGATCTGCCACTATCTCCATAAGTTTAATATCCTTTTCCGAATAACTAGCAGGATTGTAATAATTCTGGACAGTCATAGCTCCGATAACCTTGCCTTCTGTTTCCAGAGGGACACTTAACCAGCATATGTCCTTAGTAACAGCTCCCGGATCTTGAACCTTGCCTTCCAGCACTAATTCCTGAATCTGATTGTAATTTAATAGGAGAGACTGCTGATGTTCAATGAGATAGTCAGTGAGAGTATTTCTTTGGTTTATATTTTTTGCACAGAAATCGGTTTCTTTTTCATCATTATAATAGACAAAGCATAATTCATTAGTACTTTCATCTAAAAGGGCAATATAAAAATTATCAGCATTTATGACTTTTTTCAGTTCGATATGAATAATACTATAAAGTTGAACAAGAGTTATCTTAGAGTTGGCAGCCTGAGAAATATTATAGAGAACTTGCTTCAATTTCTCATTTTGTTTTTGCTCGGTAATATCTTCATAGAGTGCAATAACTCCTCGAACCTGGTCTTTAATTTTAACTTGAGATGTTGAAATTTGAACAGGAATATCTCTGCCGTCTTTTGACCTGCGGTAAGTTTCATATTTAATCAAGGTTGAGCGGGAAGCACTTCTGGTTAACTTCTTACCTTCCTTTGTTTTTTCCGGGGGATAAAAATTGATTTGATCGATATTTTTACCTATTACATCTTCCCGCTTATAACCAAATAATTCAGTAAATCTAAGATTAATATCCAATATTGTGCCTTCCTCATCCTGATAAAGGGTAGCAGGAGGATTGCTTCGGAAGAGGGAAACGAATTTTTCTTCATTTTGACGCAAGGATTCTTCCGATCTCTTTCTTTCAATGGCGGTGGCTGCCTGTTCGGAAACAAATTCCATTAAATTAATATCTTTTTCAGAATATCTATCTTGTTTATCATAAGTGACTACTGCCATGGATCCGATAATTTGATTTCCACTTTTAAGCGGTACTCCCAACCAGGAGGTTTCCTCAGTCAATGTTCCAATATCAGCAATGTTAACTTGCCCTGCTTCAGCAAACTTTAATATCTGGTCATAATTTGCCAGAAGAGATTTGCCATATTTTATATTGTAATTAGCCAGAGTTTCCAATACTTCCCGTTTATTTGCTTTTTCATCTGAGTTATCTTTTTCGTCAATAAAATAGGTAAAAATAATCTTGTCTTTTTCTTTGTTCCAGAGGGCAATATGAAAATTTTTAGCATAGATAATATTATTAAGCTCCTGATAAATAGTATCATAAAGTTCTTGCAAAGAGATATTTGAGTTAGCTGCCTTGGAAATGTTATATAAGACCTTGTTTAGCTTTTCGTTCTCATTTCTCTGGGTGATATCCTTAAAGGTTAATAAAACTCCTTGATGATTCTGCCTAGAGCTATAAATGTGAGAGGCAGAAATTTCTATTTCCACAATAGAATGGTCTTTCTTGGTTAGTATGGCATCAGAGATGCAAAACTGTTGACCGGGCTTTTCCCAAAAATCTACATAACTTTTCTGCTCATTATTTGAAAATAAAATAAAAGTATCGATTTTTTTACCTTGCATGTCTTCCAACTGGTAATCAAAAAGTTGACTGAATCTGGGATTTATTGCCAGCACCCTTCTGTTTTTATCTACAAAAAGCATAGCTTCTGGATTATATTGGAAGATTGTGCATTCCTGAATCAAACTATCTTTGGAACAAAAATATACTTTTTGTTTTTCTATTTTTTTATCTGAATGTAACAAATACTTTTTCATACTATTTAGATTTCTTATTATTTGTTTATTAATAATTATAAGTTAGATTGAGGTCATATGTAAAGGCAATATCTGGAAGTATGTTAAACATGTTATCGTTCGTGGCTCTATTCGTTTTGTTAAAAAGGTTAGAGTGTGAAAAATCAGTATTATTTGCTTGAAGTTCCGGGAATAAGGAAACGTTGCCAGATGAGGCTTTGTTTTAAATAAGCTATTATTTTTAGTTGATTATATTATAATGAAAAATATATGCTATAATCAATCAAATGTTATTAGAATTTAATTAACAGGCAATTATGCAAAAGAAAGAATAGAGAAGCTGATGTCTCATATTAATATTAACCAGGATGACCTGAACTATAAAGCATGTTCTCACTTCAGCTATGCATTGGGTACTTTAATTTATCAGAAGATTAGCTCTTCCAAAGCTAAGACCGTGGAGATAATTAAAGAAGTAATTAAGTTGATTGATAGATTGGAAAAAATAATGAGTTTTTATAATATAAACAGCCAGATAAGCCAAATAAACCAGCAAGCCGGAAAAGCATGGACTTCAGTTTCTCCAGAGTCTCTTCTGGTAATCAAAGAAGCAAAGAGATATGCTCGTCTCACTAAGGGGCTATTTGATATCACCATAGCCGTATTGGTTAATCTCTGGCAACAATATGGTAAAGTAGGACAGCTACCACCCCACCATTTAATAGAAGAGGCATTAACAAAGATAAATTATGAGGATATTCTGATAGAGGAAGAAAAGGGCAGAGTGAAGTTACAGAAAGAAAAACAGAAAATAGACCTGGGAGGAATAGCAAAGGGTTATATAGCCAATTGTGTGATAGAACTTTATCGGGAAAATCGTCTTCATTCCGCAATAGTTAATCTAGGAGGTAACGTAGCTGTACTTGGCAAACGAGAAGATGGTAAATTATGGCAGGTAGGAATACAAGATCCTGAACAGAAGAGAGGTAAATGTCTGGCAACTGTTGCGGTTAGTGACACTTCTGTAGTCACCTCCGGGAATTATGAGCGTTTTTATTTAGAGGGAAATCGGAAATATCATCATATTCTGAATCCATTTACTGGTTACCCGTCCAATAGTGGATTGAATAGTGTTACTATTATTTATCCCGATGCAATGCTGGCAGATGTACTATCTACTGCTATTTTTATAGCAGGACTGGAAGAAGGGATAAATTTGCTCTGTCATTATGCCGATGTAGAAGCAATTATGGTAAATAATCATAGACAAATATATTTTTCTCGCGGTATACTAAGTAAATTTCAATTAATTGAAGAAGGTTATAATTTATATCAATTTTAATAATACTATTAAGGAGTAAAAAAATGTTTGGGAGGATCAAAAATAAAATGTTAAGAATTCTCGGTTATATTGTCTTAGCAATTCTAGTAATTGGTTTAGGTGGTTTCATCTATGCCACTCAGGGTATGAGTAAATATAGGAAGATGGTAATTAATGATATAGATTTGAGTAAGTTAAAAGATGGAGTTTATCAAGGTGCATTTACCGACGGACGCTGGAAAAATGAGTTAGAAGTGACAGTGAAAGATCATACTATAACTGATATTAAAATGGTTAAAGCTTCTGATTGGTCAGGAATGAATGCTTTTAGCGAAAAGGTATTTCAACTGGTAAAAGAAAAGCAGTCACTGCAGATTGATACAGTATCCGGTGCTACCGTTAATACAAAAGCAGTTTTGAAATCTATCGAAAATGCTTTAACACCAGAAAGTCAAAGCTAATATTCAAGGGGAATTCCTCTCCTTCAATATCCCTGAATAATTTATTTAGAAAAGATGATTTAATAATATCGGAATTTCTCTGAAATTCCGATATTATTAAATATACCCATATTACTTATAGACCAGTTTGTTTTTTCCATTTATTAATATTATTAATATTAGGTAGATAAATATTATCCTTCCTTAATCCATGGTATCATTGCACGTATCTTCTCGCCCACTTTTTCAATGAGAAGATTAGACTCTTTATCCCTCATAGCGCTAAAGAATGGTCTCCCTACCTGGTTTTCCAGAAGCCATTCTCTAGCAAAAGAGCCATTCTGTATTTCCGCTAATAATTTTTTCATTTCTTTTCTGGTTTCCTCAGTAATAATACGTTTACCCGATTTTAAGTCACCATATTCTGCAGTATTACTAACATTATCACGCATGTGGGTGATTCCGCCGGCGTAGATAAGATCAACAATTAATTTTAATTCATTTAAGCATTCAAAATAGGCTACTTCAGGTTGATAACCTGCTTCTACAAGGGTATCAAAACCGGCTTGAATTAAAGCTACCACACCTCCGCATAAAACAGCCTGTTCTCCAAATAGATCAGTTTCAGTTTCTTCCTGAAAGGTGGTTTCAATAGCACCAGCACGAGTTCCGCCAATAGCCTGAGAGTAAGCCAAAGCTGTATCTTTGGCATGACCAGTAAAATCCTGATATATAGCAATCAAGTTGGGCACACCACGCCCTTCAACATACATCTTTCTGACAATGGCACCAGGTCCTTTAGGGGCAACCATTATAACATCAACATATTCAGGCGGTATAATCTGTTTAAAGTGAATATTAAATCCATGTGAAAACATCAAAGTATTTCCTTCTTTCAGATTTTCCAGAATCCTGTTTAAGCAGCAAATCTGTGGTTGGATTTCATCTGGTATTAAAATCTGTACAATATCTGCTTGTTGCACAACCTTCTCAATACTCTCTACTCTTAAGCCATCATTTTTTGCTTTTGACCATGATTTACCATTTTCTCTTAGTCCCACTACAACATTAATTCCACTGTCCTTAAGATTTAGAGCTTGACCCCTTCCCTGGCTTCCATAACCAATGATCGCTACAGTTTTATTCTGTAAATAACTCTTGTCAGCATCCTCATCATAATAAATTTTTGCCATATTACAGTTCCTCCTTATAATTTTTATTATTAATTGATAACCATTAATTTAAGATTCTTTGTGCTCCTCTGGAAAGAGAGATTTTACCAGTACGGGCAATTTCTAAAATACCGAAAGATTCCAGTAATTTTAATTTGGCATTTATTTTTTCCTGTGTTCCAGTTATTTCAATAGTGAGAGCCTGTTTCTCAATATCTACAATATGTCCCCGGAAAGTATCGACCAGTTGCATGATTTCAGTTCTCTGATCAACCGATTTGGTACTTACTTTAATTAAGGCTAATTCTCTCTCTACTGAAATATCCCTGGGAAGATCCCTTACTCTTATTACATCAACCAATTTATTGAGCTGCTTGGTAATTTGCTCCAGAATATGCTCATCTCCTTCTGTTACAATGGTAATTCTAGTGATGCCTTTCTTTTCTGAATGCCCTGCTGCAATACTATCTATATTAAATCTTCTGCGATTAAAGAGACTGGAAACACGTGCCAATACTCCGGGATGATCTTTAACTAGAATAGCAATAGTATGTTTCATGATTCATTCACTCCTAACATTTTATTAATTGATTCACCGGGTGCCACCATAGGCAATACATTTTCTTCGGATGGAATGAGGCAATCTATTAAGAAAAAGGTTCTTTCGGACAATGCTTGAGCCAGAGCAGTGTTGAAATCTTCAGTCCTGGAAACCCTTACTCCCTTTCCACCATAAACCTGAACAACCTGAGCAAAGTTAGGACTACCTTCCAGGCTAGTTGCGGAATATCTTTTTCCGAAGAATAATTCCTGCCATTGGCGGACCATACCCAGATAACCATTATTCATAATCAAAACTACAATGGGTATTTTATTATAAATGGCAGTAGCTAATTCCTGGATATTCATCTGAAATCCGCCATCTCCCGCTATGCAAAAGACTCTTTTCTCTGGACACCCGATTTGAGCACCTATAGCTGCTGGTAGACCAAATCCCATTGTTCCCAATCCTCCTGAGGTGATGAAGCTTCGAGGGTAGCTGAATTTATAATATTGAGCAACCCACATCTGGTGTTGACCAACATCAGTGACAATAACAGAATTCTCTTTGGTTGATTCATATAGTTTTTCAATGATATATTGGGGCCTTAACTGATCATCATGGTGGTATTGCAAAGGATACTTTTGTTTTAAATGAGCTATTCTATTTACCCAATCTTTTTCCGGTTTGGATTCTGTAAATTGTATTAGTTTAGTCAAAACATATTTCAGGTCTCCCACAATAGGAATATCTACTCTAACATTTTTACTGATTTCAGCTGGATCGATATCTACATGAATAAATTTGGCATCAGGACAGAAATCTTTAGCACTCCCGATTACCCGGTCATCAAAACGAGTTCCCAGGGCTATAACTAAATCTGCTTCACTCATGGCAGTGTTAGCATAATATGTACCATGCATTCCCAGCATTCCCAGCGCTAAGCAGTGTTCTTCGGGAAAACTTCCTAATCCCATCAGAGTAGTAGTGATAGGAATATTTGTTTTTTGAACAAAATCTTGTAGTTCTTGGGCAGCATTGGAGTTGATTATTCCTCCACCAGCATAAATAATTGGTCTTTTCGCTTTCTGAATAGCCAGAGTCGCTTTTTTAATTTGATTTAAATTTCCTTTTAATGTAGGCCGGTAACCAGTGCATTTATCCTTTTCCGGATAAGAAAAATCTGTTTGGACAAGCTGAACATCTTTGGGTAAG from the Atribacterota bacterium genome contains:
- a CDS encoding PHP domain-containing protein, with amino-acid sequence MDILIYLTEKLNSTTKAERLQAITEIGKMIKKGKIIRKKSEEVNNHVHTIYSFSPYSPSCAAFQAWKAGLQTIGIMDHDSIAGCEELLFACKSIGISSTVGFEIRVNFNQTKVQGRQINSPDSKNIAYIAIHGIAQSQFTRTKEFLKSINERRNARNYLMVDRMNRLLFDFGIEKIDYYQNVFPLSKADEGGSITERHLLLALAKKLVQQIGKGKKLISFLQGKLKIIIPEKIKLYLIESNNPHYLYDLLGILKSSFMENIYIEPDYQECISVYEAINFANSIYGIPAYAYLGDVLESPTGDKKSQKFEDDYLEELFTEIKSVDFKAVTYMPPRNTIQQLKKVQQLCQEYNLMEISGVDINQPRQSFNCPEILKPPFQHLIDMTWALIAHEKLANYNLRYALFNEQNPLGNHSLRYKLKVYGAIGRQIDPYNPEKVAHLLPEG
- a CDS encoding zinc-binding dehydrogenase yields the protein MKTKAVRIYGKNDLRLEEFELPPRQDDEILAHVISDSLCLSSYKAAIQGEKHKRVPENVRENPTIIGHEFCGEIIEVGKKWQHEFHSGEKFAIQPALNYQGTLDAPGYSFPYIGGDATYIIIPNQVMEMNCLLHYKGEAFYSGSLAEPMSCIIGAFHTSFHTTPGEYIHYMGIKEKGNMMIIGGAGPMGLGMIDYALHRKKRPGLLVITDVDDQRLSRAGKIFSVSEAEKMGVKLIYLNPLKEKDISKSLLCISGGRGYDDIFIMAPIREVVELGDSLLARDGCLNFFAGPTDTHFNATVNLYNIHYLSTHLVGSSGGNMENMIEALEMMGKNVINPAAMVTHIGGLNCVVETTLNLPTIPGGKKLVYTNIKMNLTALSEIPQKAKEEPVMRGLANILSATNGLWSPQAEKYLLANAQPI
- a CDS encoding SDR family NAD(P)-dependent oxidoreductase, with amino-acid sequence MKNSFLNMLIPLIRGLSFDGEKGRYIKYEKNPGKILQLKHKIHELSRTGKLLNPPLTIELFIDEESFLEKKDDIIKRLSQDYQQYLKGHKYHPHIIVLDSDMILFSGSTYQECLDTQKEPLTELINVPVPQKSIAKLEYEITSSVKGKIIVVTGGAQGIGACLVRNLVKMGAFLFVADINREGAAKLVEELNYLYNKKCAFAVSVDVTNEQSVQEMTEEIVRNTGGIDVFINNAGVLKAESVKEMNFQDFEFVNKVNYFGYFLCTKYASRVMAWQNKGHPDYITDIIQINSKSGLEGSYKNCAYAGSKFAGIGLTQSFAKELLEDNIKVNAICPGNFFEGPLWSDPQNGLFVQYLKSGKVPRARNIDDVRRFYESKIPLGRGCSCEDIVKAVLYVIGQKYETGQAIPVAGGQVLLR
- a CDS encoding carbohydrate kinase, encoding MKVLSFGELLWDIIAGKAYIGGAPFNLACHLAGMGVKSTFISAVGRDKLGREALRIAKKYGLDTQYITTNLDLPTGKVEVYVDQQGYPKYNIHKGVAWDQIMLRKESKDKLLKETWDAFCFGTLAQRSEVNRDLLYELLSNLSCREMFYDVNLRQNFYQREWIEQSLHFSTILKLNEEEAINISELLFGKNHCREDIFQALSSKYKLKILCLTLGEKGSLVYEGDNCYSIPGVKTRVQDTVGAGDSYSAAFLFAFLSGAGAEKSAIFANLVGAFVASRSGAVPEYSAQLRKQIRSFGTSRKK